One genomic segment of Desmodus rotundus isolate HL8 chromosome 5, HLdesRot8A.1, whole genome shotgun sequence includes these proteins:
- the C5H2orf92 gene encoding uncharacterized protein C2orf92 homolog, translating to MASAAPDITSTFKAGGHMSEKERNKEPSPFNRAVSKQLTSVDKRTLKEAVKPDTQSRTVPCRELLHFLQRNIVVAVAAVAGILVTTVVLLLVLTMYTRRKQALYPPANMTYNIFIMNGKAWWNKSQEKNSKKYSGKQKQLSCDSCA from the exons ATGGCTTCTGCAGCTCCAGACATCACATCCACTTTCAAGGCAGGAG GTCACAtgtcagagaaggagagaaataaggagccCTCTCCGTTCAACAGGGCTGTAAGCAAGCAGTTAACCTCTGTAGATAAAAGAACACTTAAAGAAGCAGTTAAGCCAG ATACTCAAAGCAGGACTGTGCCCTGCAGGGAGCTGCTGCACTTCCTCCAGAGGAACATTGTGGTTGCCGTTGCCGCGGTGGCAGGAATCCTAGTGACCACAGTGGTGCTGTTGCTCGTGCTGACCATGTACACCAGGAGGAAACAGGCGTT ATATCCTCCGGCGAACAtgacatataacatttttataatgaacGGAAAGGCCTGGTGGAACAAGTCTCAGGAAAAGAACTCCAAAAAATACTCAGGAAAGCAGAAACAGCTGAGCTGCGATTCCTGCGCCTAG